A single Thermoanaerobacterium sp. RBIITD DNA region contains:
- a CDS encoding type II toxin-antitoxin system VapB family antitoxin, whose amino-acid sequence MRTNIVIDDKLIEKALKITRIKTKKEIVNIALKELIENHKRKNLMDLKGKIQFDENYDYKKMRENHDNINISCSCKH is encoded by the coding sequence ATGCGGACAAATATTGTTATAGATGATAAACTTATCGAAAAAGCCTTGAAAATAACTAGGATAAAAACTAAGAAAGAAATTGTCAATATAGCTTTAAAAGAATTAATAGAAAACCATAAAAGAAAGAACCTAATGGATTTAAAAGGGAAAATACAATTTGACGAAAATTATGATTATAAAAAGATGAGGGAAAATCATGATAATATTAATATAAGCTGTAGTTGTAAACATTGA
- a CDS encoding DUF2281 domain-containing protein, whose product MNVSKSILLKLIDEISESQMREVIDFILFLKNKQDNQEFKDLLSSSESSIGFWENDVDDEVWNNV is encoded by the coding sequence ATGAATGTAAGTAAGAGCATTTTATTAAAATTAATTGATGAAATTTCAGAAAGTCAAATGCGAGAAGTAATAGATTTTATTTTATTTTTGAAAAACAAACAGGATAATCAGGAGTTCAAAGATTTATTGTCTTCCAGTGAGAGCAGTATAGGTTTTTGGGAAAATGATGTTGATGATGAGGTATGGAACAATGTTTAA
- a CDS encoding sensor histidine kinase → MSFSRYLKDLFWTILCFLAIILIVNLILISSTALNKTIEDIIYMNVLIFSIFFAFLIVGYIKWINAYKDFRNALHNKENIDGFLPNGEKLEEVLIRETVNLKNEEKLKEIKELKDNLNEINDYVTKWIHEIKIPLSVCELIADEIEEEGLSDIAGELRQELERINFLVSQVLYTSRASSYSEDFIIEEVNLNSIVKSVIKNNVNSFISKKIELEMHDLDFNVFTDSKWIFYIIEQIINNACKYVDVQGRIEIYAKENDECTRLFIRDNGMGIPYKDIGRIFDRGFTGDNGRKTSKSTGMGLYICKKIADKLNIKLEVSSQVSQYTEFTIIFYKMADYFNVTKM, encoded by the coding sequence ATGAGCTTTTCAAGATACCTAAAAGATTTATTTTGGACAATTCTGTGTTTTCTAGCAATAATCTTGATTGTGAATTTGATTTTGATATCCAGTACAGCTTTGAATAAAACAATAGAAGATATTATTTATATGAATGTGCTCATATTTTCTATCTTCTTTGCATTTTTAATCGTAGGCTATATAAAATGGATAAATGCTTATAAAGACTTTAGAAATGCTCTACATAACAAAGAAAATATTGACGGATTTTTACCAAATGGCGAAAAATTAGAAGAAGTGCTTATAAGAGAAACAGTGAATTTAAAAAATGAAGAAAAATTAAAAGAAATAAAAGAATTGAAAGATAATTTGAATGAGATTAATGACTATGTTACAAAATGGATCCACGAAATAAAAATACCACTATCAGTATGTGAGCTTATAGCTGATGAAATTGAAGAAGAGGGTTTATCTGATATAGCGGGAGAGCTTAGACAGGAGCTAGAAAGGATAAATTTTCTTGTGAGTCAAGTGCTATATACCAGCAGGGCTTCAAGCTATTCAGAAGATTTTATAATCGAAGAGGTAAATCTTAATTCAATAGTTAAAAGTGTAATAAAAAACAATGTCAATTCTTTTATATCTAAGAAGATAGAATTGGAAATGCACGATTTGGATTTCAACGTTTTCACAGATAGCAAATGGATTTTCTACATAATAGAGCAGATAATCAATAACGCTTGTAAATATGTGGATGTACAAGGGAGAATCGAGATTTATGCAAAAGAAAATGATGAATGTACAAGGCTTTTCATAAGAGACAATGGAATGGGGATACCTTATAAAGATATAGGAAGAATTTTTGACAGGGGATTTACAGGAGATAATGGAAGAAAGACGAGCAAATCAACAGGTATGGGACTTTATATATGCAAAAAGATTGCAGATAAGTTGAACATAAAACTTGAAGTATCGTCTCAAGTCTCACAGTATACAGAATTTACGATAATTTTTTATAAAATGGCTGATTACTTCAATGTGACAAAAATGTAA
- a CDS encoding helix-turn-helix transcriptional regulator has product MKEEFTGINAVSIVLNEREIAFVKKNEHYLKCLREIDCIAVPIFDNKRQLIGVIDISCMNGLTDECVITAFLMAKYTEYNFILLKKEMIEEKLEEVELKILKLTAEGKTDEEIAKMINRSISNVKYHKNKIFEILNVKNVKDCIYKAAKMDLI; this is encoded by the coding sequence TTGAAAGAAGAATTTACAGGAATAAATGCAGTATCGATTGTTTTAAATGAAAGAGAAATTGCATTTGTCAAAAAGAATGAACATTATCTTAAGTGCCTCAGAGAGATAGACTGCATAGCTGTACCTATCTTTGACAATAAAAGGCAATTGATAGGTGTAATCGATATTTCATGTATGAATGGACTTACTGATGAATGTGTGATTACGGCGTTTTTGATGGCAAAATATACAGAATACAATTTTATATTACTTAAAAAGGAAATGATAGAGGAAAAATTGGAAGAAGTAGAGCTAAAGATTTTGAAACTGACAGCGGAAGGAAAGACAGATGAAGAGATTGCAAAAATGATTAATAGATCAATAAGCAATGTAAAATATCACAAGAATAAGATCTTTGAAATATTAAACGTGAAAAATGTAAAAGACTGTATATATAAAGCGGCAAAGATGGACTTGATATAA
- a CDS encoding ABC transporter permease → MNSFKMAIINFKRNVKTYGLYLMAMTFSVGAYYNFLSMRYNPQFLEYKDISSYIGGASVSASTLMMMFLIFFIVYSSNFFLNQRKREIGVYAFMGIDNYKIAFIFASEGLLMGILSLAIGLIIGILFSKLFMMVLAKVAILNITIKFFISMKAIVETIIAYSIILAVTFLKGYFDVIRTNLIELLNSLKKEEELPKVNYFKGIASIIIIGIGYYIAHNYLKFGFGKALLATILLITWGTYWLFGSFFSMVIRHYINRKSFLYKGVNIVSFSNIAFRIKNNYRTLAAVAILITTCITCFGTVSSVKYYVEKNHKIEVPYTVSYISEDKDIIAKVDKIIKDSGHEVKLKEKANFLFIPDDELVVARLTDLKTILSDLKVQNRENILSKFDLSDDEAGYIERPTTMMSILKKEDSIKLNGKNYDIKVDTKVPLFGNGLPYPCIVVNDEEYDQLKLHFYEQQFNGIILDNPDETKGLTYELAGVLPRESRLYTYWMAGASFYNFAGIIYFVGSFLSLVFVFATGSIIYFKILSESFRDKNKYEILKKLGTTDFEIYSSISKQVGIFFILPLIVGVIHSAVAISVLSDMMKYSLVVPTAISVLVFALVYGIFYVFTTRKFIAEIQ, encoded by the coding sequence ATGAACTCTTTTAAAATGGCTATCATAAATTTCAAAAGAAATGTAAAGACTTACGGATTGTACCTTATGGCGATGACTTTTTCCGTAGGTGCTTATTATAATTTTTTATCGATGAGGTATAACCCTCAGTTTTTAGAATATAAAGATATATCAAGTTATATAGGAGGGGCGTCCGTGAGTGCCTCTACGCTTATGATGATGTTCTTGATATTTTTTATAGTGTATTCAAGCAATTTTTTCTTAAATCAGAGGAAACGGGAAATAGGCGTATATGCGTTTATGGGTATTGATAACTATAAGATAGCTTTTATTTTCGCTTCGGAAGGGCTGCTGATGGGAATATTATCTTTAGCTATCGGACTGATAATCGGAATACTATTTAGCAAATTGTTCATGATGGTGCTTGCAAAAGTAGCCATTTTAAATATAACAATTAAGTTTTTTATATCAATGAAAGCTATTGTTGAAACAATAATTGCTTATTCGATTATCTTGGCCGTTACATTTTTAAAAGGGTATTTTGATGTTATCAGAACTAACCTCATAGAATTGTTGAATTCACTAAAAAAAGAAGAAGAGCTGCCAAAAGTCAACTACTTTAAAGGGATAGCTTCAATAATTATAATCGGGATAGGGTATTACATCGCCCACAATTATTTGAAATTTGGCTTTGGAAAAGCACTGTTGGCAACAATACTTTTAATTACATGGGGTACATACTGGCTATTCGGTTCTTTTTTCTCTATGGTAATCAGGCATTATATAAATAGAAAGAGCTTTTTATATAAAGGTGTAAACATTGTAAGCTTTTCTAATATAGCATTTAGGATAAAAAATAATTATAGAACACTGGCGGCAGTAGCAATATTGATAACAACATGTATTACTTGTTTTGGAACTGTAAGCTCTGTTAAGTACTATGTAGAAAAGAATCACAAAATAGAAGTTCCCTATACTGTTTCTTATATTTCAGAAGACAAAGATATAATCGCAAAAGTTGATAAAATCATCAAGGATTCAGGACATGAAGTAAAACTTAAAGAGAAAGCGAATTTCTTATTTATACCTGATGATGAACTTGTAGTAGCAAGACTTACAGATTTAAAAACCATTTTATCAGACTTAAAAGTCCAAAATAGAGAAAATATATTATCAAAGTTTGATTTATCAGATGATGAGGCAGGTTATATAGAGAGACCTACTACAATGATGAGTATTTTAAAAAAAGAAGATAGTATTAAGTTAAATGGGAAAAACTACGATATAAAAGTAGATACCAAAGTCCCTCTTTTTGGGAATGGACTGCCATATCCATGCATTGTCGTCAATGATGAAGAGTATGATCAATTGAAATTACATTTTTATGAGCAGCAGTTTAATGGAATTATATTGGACAATCCGGATGAAACAAAAGGTTTAACTTATGAGCTTGCAGGAGTATTGCCGAGGGAGTCCAGGTTGTATACCTATTGGATGGCCGGCGCATCATTTTATAATTTTGCAGGGATTATTTATTTTGTAGGTTCCTTCTTATCTTTAGTATTTGTATTTGCAACCGGAAGCATAATCTATTTTAAGATTCTGAGTGAATCTTTTAGGGATAAAAATAAGTATGAGATATTAAAGAAATTGGGAACTACAGATTTTGAAATATACAGCTCAATTTCAAAGCAAGTAGGCATCTTCTTTATACTGCCATTGATAGTAGGAGTAATTCACAGCGCTGTTGCTATTTCAGTATTAAGTGATATGATGAAATATAGTTTAGTTGTGCCAACAGCAATAAGTGTATTAGTTTTTGCGCTGGTATATGGAATATTCTACGTATTTACAACAAGAAAGTTCATCGCAGAAATACAGTAG
- a CDS encoding RloB family protein — protein sequence MGSDREELFKKRRRHRRERKENAKKRAPNRYLIVCEGKKTEPNYFEGIKRKINEQYSQSVRVEEQIEMDIEGTGRNTNDLVSFTEYIINRSVMPYGHVWVIFDKDSFSDDQFNSAIEQAHSKGYQTGWSNEAIELWFLLHFEYLNAGITREQYCEKLTRYFKQFGIGKYEKNMKDIFELLTQYGNVDQAIKWSEKLLKMHEEIGNMHSKAKMKPATTVFELVRELRQYF from the coding sequence GTGGGGAGCGATCGTGAGGAACTGTTTAAGAAAAGAAGGCGTCATAGGAGGGAAAGAAAGGAAAATGCTAAAAAAAGGGCTCCTAATAGATACCTGATTGTTTGCGAGGGAAAGAAAACAGAACCGAATTATTTTGAAGGCATTAAAAGAAAAATCAATGAACAGTACAGCCAGAGTGTAAGGGTTGAAGAGCAAATAGAAATGGACATTGAGGGAACTGGCAGGAACACAAATGATTTGGTGAGCTTTACCGAATATATCATCAACAGGTCAGTAATGCCATACGGCCATGTCTGGGTCATTTTTGACAAGGACAGTTTTTCCGACGACCAGTTTAACAGTGCTATCGAACAAGCTCATAGCAAGGGCTATCAGACAGGGTGGTCAAATGAAGCCATAGAATTATGGTTTCTTTTGCATTTTGAATATTTGAATGCTGGTATAACCAGAGAGCAGTATTGTGAGAAGCTTACAAGGTACTTTAAGCAATTTGGCATAGGTAAGTATGAAAAGAATATGAAAGATATTTTTGAGTTGCTTACCCAATATGGAAATGTTGACCAAGCAATCAAATGGAGCGAAAAACTTCTCAAAATGCATGAGGAGATTGGAAACATGCATTCAAAAGCAAAGATGAAACCAGCAACTACTGTGTTTGAACTGGTAAGAGAATTAAGACAGTATTTTTGA
- a CDS encoding response regulator transcription factor has protein sequence MYKILIIEDDKALCDNIKKAISNWGYDTVSIENFDNILGEFANHNPHLVIIDINLPYYDGFYWCKKIREISKVPIIFLSSRDSNMDVIMAVNMGGDDFVTKPFSMDVLLAKIQAVIRRTYSYGENEGLIIECNGAILNINDGTLTYDGMRLELTKNEFKILQLLMRNRGKIISRDRIMRALWESEYFISENTLTVNVNRLRKKLEDAGLENFIVTKKSQGYMIP, from the coding sequence ATGTATAAAATACTTATAATTGAGGATGATAAGGCGCTTTGTGACAATATAAAAAAGGCCATTTCAAATTGGGGCTATGATACGGTCTCTATAGAAAACTTTGATAATATATTGGGAGAATTTGCAAATCATAATCCTCATTTGGTGATTATAGATATAAACTTACCATATTACGATGGTTTTTATTGGTGTAAGAAAATAAGGGAAATATCTAAAGTGCCGATTATATTTTTGTCTTCCAGGGATAGCAATATGGATGTCATAATGGCAGTTAATATGGGGGGAGATGATTTTGTTACAAAACCATTTTCCATGGATGTATTACTGGCTAAAATACAAGCTGTCATTAGAAGAACTTATTCTTATGGGGAAAATGAAGGACTAATAATAGAATGTAATGGGGCTATTTTAAATATAAATGATGGAACACTGACATATGATGGTATGAGACTAGAATTGACTAAAAATGAATTTAAAATACTTCAATTACTTATGAGAAATAGAGGCAAAATAATATCAAGGGATAGGATTATGAGGGCACTTTGGGAAAGTGAGTATTTTATTAGTGAGAATACTTTAACGGTTAATGTAAATAGGCTAAGAAAAAAGCTAGAAGATGCGGGATTAGAAAATTTCATTGTAACTAAGAAGTCGCAGGGATATATGATACCATGA
- a CDS encoding DUF6431 domain-containing protein encodes MNQSYLYIDTPSGCPNCTYNGKLHRHGYYCRGVFIDNNCVDITIARVICPVCHKTHALIPDFLVPYFIYPLSVILTSLKKVFIDGHGTTYVADEIIKELAKTVSSYKQYIQ; translated from the coding sequence ATGAATCAATCATATTTGTACATAGATACACCATCTGGATGTCCTAATTGCACTTACAACGGTAAATTGCACAGGCATGGTTATTACTGCAGGGGTGTCTTTATCGATAATAATTGCGTAGATATTACCATAGCAAGAGTCATTTGTCCTGTATGTCATAAGACACATGCTTTAATACCGGACTTTCTTGTGCCATATTTTATCTATCCTTTATCTGTTATTCTAACTTCTTTAAAAAAAGTATTTATCGATGGACATGGCACTACATATGTTGCTGATGAAATCATTAAAGAGTTAGCGAAGACGGTAAGCTCTTACAAACAATACATCCAGTAA
- a CDS encoding AAA family ATPase, with product MFNVYYGLTFNPFSKDCDVKYHYKSQDYIQAMSRLEFLKDKKGFGLITGDPGSGKSYTLKCFVTSLNPNMYKVVYIPISTLTVMDFYRYLSDGLGLIPKHRKCDMFRQIQDVILSYHSKNITPVIIVDEAQFISNSILDDLRIIFNFDMDTKNYALLILSGQTQLIIQLNRQAHEALRQRIVLNYSFKGLNKDETKEYITSRLKCAGCNETIFTDDAIELIYSSTNGYLRKINLLAEMSMILGAKESQKTINGELVFRAQSDINITE from the coding sequence ATGTTCAATGTATATTATGGATTAACATTTAATCCATTTTCTAAAGACTGTGATGTGAAATATCACTACAAATCACAGGATTATATACAAGCAATGAGCAGATTAGAATTTTTAAAAGATAAAAAAGGATTTGGGTTAATAACAGGAGATCCTGGATCTGGTAAGTCATATACACTAAAATGTTTTGTAACTTCTTTAAATCCTAATATGTACAAGGTTGTGTACATACCAATATCAACACTTACCGTTATGGATTTTTACAGGTATTTATCTGACGGTCTAGGATTAATACCGAAGCATAGAAAATGTGATATGTTTCGCCAGATACAGGATGTAATATTAAGTTATCATTCAAAGAACATAACTCCCGTTATCATCGTTGATGAGGCCCAGTTCATAAGCAACTCAATCCTTGATGATTTACGTATTATATTTAATTTTGACATGGACACAAAAAATTATGCATTACTTATATTGTCTGGACAAACACAATTAATTATACAGTTGAATAGACAAGCACATGAAGCATTAAGGCAGCGAATAGTTTTAAATTATTCATTTAAGGGTTTAAACAAAGATGAAACAAAAGAATATATAACATCCAGATTAAAATGTGCAGGATGCAATGAAACAATATTTACTGATGACGCAATTGAATTAATATATTCAAGCACAAATGGATATTTAAGAAAAATTAATTTACTTGCAGAAATGTCAATGATATTAGGAGCTAAAGAAAGTCAAAAAACTATAAATGGTGAGCTAGTATTTAGAGCTCAAAGTGATATAAATATTACAGAATAA
- a CDS encoding PIN domain nuclease, which yields MILVDTSVLIAFFKGINNKQVEKLEDVIKNGVPFGINFFIYQEVLQGAKSDREFKLLKEYLSTQRFYDLKNGMKSYEAAAKLYFVCRKKGITIRSTIDLLIAETAIENNLYLLHDDKDFSYIAEVDKNLKEY from the coding sequence ATGATATTAGTTGATACATCAGTTTTGATAGCTTTTTTTAAAGGTATAAATAATAAGCAAGTAGAAAAATTAGAAGACGTAATAAAAAATGGTGTGCCGTTTGGTATAAATTTTTTTATATATCAGGAAGTTTTGCAAGGAGCAAAATCAGATAGAGAATTTAAATTATTGAAAGAATATTTAAGTACACAGAGGTTTTATGATTTAAAAAATGGTATGAAATCCTACGAAGCAGCAGCAAAACTTTATTTTGTTTGCAGAAAGAAAGGAATTACAATACGTAGTACCATTGACTTGCTTATAGCAGAGACTGCAATTGAAAATAATTTATACCTTCTACATGATGACAAAGATTTTTCTTATATTGCTGAAGTTGACAAAAACTTAAAAGAATATTGA
- a CDS encoding ABC transporter ATP-binding protein — translation MDVVLETKNLRKEYGSKGMVFRAIDDIDLEVYKGEFLGIMGPSGAGKTTLLNMLSTIDRPTSGEIYYEGKSVLNMKNKELSIFRRNNIGFIFQDFNLLDSMSVEDNIALPLALSKVNAKEIKEKVEKLSSFFGLYEQLKKYPYQLSGGQKQRAAAARALITSPSIVFADEPTGALDSKSSQELLQCLSMMNEKFSTTIIMVTHDAFAASYCKRILFIKDGKIHARIDKDSSRKEFFKRIIDFLGTMGGGTDELF, via the coding sequence ATGGATGTTGTACTTGAGACAAAAAATTTAAGAAAAGAATATGGCTCAAAAGGAATGGTTTTTAGAGCTATAGACGATATCGATTTAGAAGTATATAAAGGAGAATTTTTAGGCATTATGGGTCCGTCCGGAGCGGGAAAGACTACGCTTTTGAATATGTTATCTACAATTGATAGACCTACTTCCGGAGAAATATATTATGAGGGAAAAAGTGTATTAAATATGAAAAATAAGGAGCTATCTATATTTAGGCGAAACAACATAGGGTTTATATTTCAAGACTTCAATCTATTGGACAGTATGTCTGTTGAGGACAATATAGCACTGCCGCTTGCTCTTTCAAAAGTAAATGCAAAAGAAATAAAAGAAAAAGTTGAGAAATTAAGCAGTTTCTTTGGGCTTTATGAGCAATTAAAAAAATATCCGTATCAATTGTCAGGAGGTCAGAAACAAAGAGCCGCAGCGGCTAGGGCACTTATTACATCACCTTCGATAGTTTTTGCAGATGAGCCTACTGGCGCGTTGGATTCAAAGTCTTCTCAAGAGCTTTTGCAATGCTTGTCAATGATGAATGAAAAATTCAGTACAACTATTATTATGGTTACTCATGATGCATTTGCAGCAAGTTACTGTAAGAGAATTTTATTTATTAAAGACGGGAAAATACATGCAAGAATAGACAAAGATTCATCCAGGAAAGAATTCTTTAAAAGGATAATAGATTTTCTCGGCACTATGGGAGGTGGCACAGATGAACTCTTTTAA
- a CDS encoding VanZ family protein — translation MGINFPIGLKVILFIFFIPLIIKEFKSTKNIVIATFMTGFIIYAIELISIVFFPITFYPPMPNYVPNVNIVPMKDIIILMRSQPINIVIKNVVGNIILFILFGFFVPIIYRNMNKFNYTLLVGLCVSVFIEIAQFTIDYLTKYPNHTSDVNDVILNIIGLILGFIIQRGIRKVSFMANYINNVENKIE, via the coding sequence TTGGGGATAAATTTTCCGATAGGATTAAAAGTTATTTTGTTTATTTTTTTCATTCCTCTTATTATAAAAGAATTTAAGTCGACAAAAAATATTGTTATAGCCACATTTATGACAGGGTTTATTATATACGCAATTGAACTAATAAGTATAGTGTTTTTCCCGATCACATTTTATCCACCTATGCCCAATTATGTTCCAAATGTAAATATTGTTCCTATGAAAGATATAATAATTCTTATGAGATCACAACCAATTAATATAGTTATAAAAAATGTGGTTGGGAATATTATACTTTTTATTCTGTTTGGCTTTTTTGTACCGATAATATATAGAAATATGAATAAATTTAATTATACGTTATTAGTGGGTTTGTGTGTTTCAGTATTTATAGAAATTGCTCAATTTACTATTGATTATTTAACAAAGTATCCCAATCATACATCTGATGTTAATGATGTTATATTGAATATTATTGGATTAATATTGGGCTTTATAATTCAAAGAGGAATTAGAAAAGTATCTTTTATGGCGAACTATATTAATAATGTTGAGAATAAAATTGAATAA
- a CDS encoding type II toxin-antitoxin system VapB family antitoxin, with product MRTNIIIDDELIKEALKITGIKTKKEIVNIALKELIENHKRKNLMDLKGKIQFDENYDYKKMRENHDIS from the coding sequence ATGCGGACAAATATCATTATTGATGACGAACTTATTAAAGAAGCTTTGAAGATAACAGGGATAAAGACAAAGAAAGAAATTGTCAATATAGCGTTAAAAGAGTTAATAGAAAACCATAAAAGGAAGAATCTAATGGATTTAAAAGGAAAAATACAATTTGACGAAAACTATGATTATAAAAAGATGAGGGAAAATCATGATATTAGTTGA
- a CDS encoding ERCC4 domain-containing protein: MSDLLWVLESTKSDKFPYRLSIKKGDTTLLSLFVQNKWPGAGSQIFCLKDTNEQSNDYEVIEKVPIISIDRYGKRLSVVLDRGVNKRCEFLFLKKKYKNKKGEYEQIFWRTQQGLKEHKPRVKLTAKGSNDLHILIDANEKYPWKFTNCIVERVQLPAGDYALFYNNEIEAVVERKSFENFKADIANLPILHQKLGELEKYKHSALVIEANYSDYLNPDKLSIYTPSYMAKVIAEIFVFHQKFQIIFAGNRKLANEWTLRFFQAIISNESESIPDVVAEEISKYQTKNDFTGGIYYDIRKEILENINGDFTISDLRNRFANTPDSTIRKVLNDLKKDGLIISQGRGKGSTWTKAP, translated from the coding sequence ATGAGCGATCTTTTATGGGTACTTGAATCAACAAAAAGCGATAAATTCCCATACAGGCTTAGCATCAAAAAAGGCGATACAACACTTTTATCATTGTTTGTGCAGAATAAATGGCCTGGTGCGGGAAGTCAGATATTTTGCCTTAAAGATACCAATGAACAATCCAATGATTATGAAGTCATTGAGAAAGTACCAATTATATCAATTGATCGATATGGCAAGCGGCTATCTGTGGTCTTAGACCGCGGTGTAAATAAAAGGTGTGAATTTCTCTTCCTGAAAAAGAAATATAAAAATAAAAAAGGGGAATATGAACAGATATTTTGGAGAACACAGCAAGGCTTAAAGGAGCACAAACCTCGTGTCAAGTTGACTGCAAAAGGAAGCAATGATCTTCACATATTGATTGATGCAAATGAAAAATACCCCTGGAAATTTACCAATTGCATTGTTGAGAGAGTACAGTTGCCAGCAGGTGATTACGCATTGTTTTACAATAATGAAATAGAGGCCGTCGTAGAAAGAAAAAGTTTTGAAAACTTTAAAGCCGACATCGCCAATTTGCCAATTTTACATCAGAAGCTGGGTGAATTGGAAAAATATAAGCATTCGGCACTTGTCATTGAAGCCAACTATTCAGATTACTTAAACCCTGACAAATTAAGCATTTATACGCCATCATATATGGCTAAAGTGATAGCTGAGATTTTTGTATTCCATCAAAAATTTCAAATTATCTTTGCTGGCAACAGAAAGTTGGCTAATGAATGGACATTAAGGTTTTTCCAAGCCATTATATCAAACGAAAGCGAATCAATACCTGATGTAGTTGCAGAAGAAATATCAAAATATCAAACAAAGAATGATTTTACAGGCGGAATTTATTATGACATTAGAAAAGAAATTCTTGAAAATATTAATGGAGATTTTACAATAAGCGATTTAAGAAATAGATTTGCTAATACCCCAGACTCTACAATCAGAAAGGTACTGAATGACCTTAAAAAAGATGGTTTAATAATTAGTCAAGGCAGGGGAAAAGGCAGCACTTGGACAAAAGCACCGTGA